Below is a window of Humulus lupulus chromosome 2, drHumLupu1.1, whole genome shotgun sequence DNA.
aaaatatcataaagctatattgtaactaaataaacaataaaatgcttaaagaaaacaaataatttgttatatgtattcatttgtttacttaaactcgaaataatttttctttttaaaaagttaacaactcacataaataaaaatcgactataaatatcctaattaaatcaataataaaatataacttaaaaaaacaaactgttttaatatatacctatttaaccaattaaacccaaaatttaaaaataattttaaaaagttaacaaaatataaacaaaaatttactaataataatcaaactaaacatttaataaaatgaaacttatacaaaatatatacattaatctatatatatatatatatatactcatttacatagtaaattcgaaatttaattaaattaaaaaaaagttaataaaactatctaaaaattaaaactctgaaatatagtcaatttataaaaaaaaaaattcacaaaaattatatttaaatcataaacattaataaaattacacttgTGGTAATTgtgcaatgtgggttcttgatgtagaaaaccccaaaaatccaataaagattatgggttttcaaactataatcttcaaaaaacaaaatctatacaaaaaaatccaaaaaaactatatataagtttcataaacatatataaataattattttaacattaaaattgaaaaaaaaatggctGAAAATGTACCTAAATGTGGAGAACCTCGGTTGGGCGCTACTGGTTTGGGAAGAAATCGTAGTCTGAAATGGTTTGAGTGAAATGGGGCTCGGCTGGGATGATGAGGGTTTTAATATAGAAGACCCagttgcgtcagtggcccactgacggtaacagagcgtttgcgtcagtggggcactgacgcaaacggcaaAGTAAAATGCGCGTTTTACTTTgacatttgcgtcagtgccccactgacgcaaacgctccattaccgtcagtgggccactgatgCCGTTAACGGTCCGTTTGCGTCAGTGACCCACTGACACAAACGGTCCCATTAAACAACGTCAGTGTACATTATGACGCAATTGGAccctcatttgtggcagtgtccaactgccacaaatgctaattcttggtcaacagcATCAGTCAACTGtgttgactgacgcgtttgactgacacaattgcccttttttgtagtagtgtctctAAACCTCAAAATTCTACGATTTATTCCtggatttttaattttataacagTTAAGTTCATTTCATATTAAAACAAAACAACTCTAAATTAATTAACAATATAGTAGAACGAGGACATCTAGTGTATAGGTAAATGGATTAGATTAGTTAAACAATTTTCATAATGTAATTTGATCATGCAGTTATAATGTACATTGAAAATATTTGTTTAATCAAGTCAAAGTTAGTTTGATTAAAGTTTTACAATAATTTTCCACATGCCCAAACCAACTGTTGTCAACACCGTAACCGTCcctataattatattaaaaatttattattaataaatagaATGCagcctattttatttttattaaaaaataaataatataccaGTAACCCTACATCGGCAACAATTGTTAACACAATatcatgaaaaataaaaataaaaataaaaataaaactaatcattTTTATTCTAAATGAGCTATTGCTACGATTGCTTACATATGTCATCACAATAGgctttactaaaaaaaaaaaaaaaacttcataatcAGTAAAATTTATTTAACCTTTTAAACTACTTACTAATTTCTAccacaaataataaaaataatatggaAACAATATCATGTGCTCGTGTCCAAAGAGAGGACAATTGTAGTATTTATAATTTcttataattaaatcctttaaATATCAAGCGTAGAGTTAACCTAAACTactcattaataataataatgatatacTAGAATCCTAAACTTTACATTTATTGATTCTCTCTCTAGCCTACATTTTCTATCTCTCCCATTTTTGCTCTATACAGATCCATAGTTCTTTGAACTCTTTCAAACTCATGCGTTATCTTTTAATTTAAAGCAAGAAACTCTGACACATGCAATGCCCTTCATTTTTTTAAAGGCCGTACCCCTCacttaagtaaaaaaaaaattcatttgtataagtaagaataaaaaaaattgatatttccAAAATCTTATAAAAATTTGAGAATTTATTCAGTTAGTATACAATGCTTTTGTAAAGAGAATTGGTAAGTATTATGATGTATCGCTAACTAATTATGAAGTGTCACATCGTGTGGTGTTGAATACCTTAAGGTGTCAAATATCAATACTATTTTGTAAAGTATGATTTTGGTAACATCTTCTTTTAATAATACTCATATATTACTTTGTATATACAAGCAAACTACTATTTTATCATATACGGTACTTTAAACttaaatttgataaataaaattttatcaaaaaTTACaatcatttatatataattattaagtaATAGAATTTAAATTTAACcatttaattaaattagtaaaattttattaattaattttgaagcCTAGATATATATAATACAATCCGTGACAAAAAGAAGCAAATGGTTACCTAATTCGTATGAAATTTGAATATAACTCTGAGCGTTCTTACCATCTAATTTTACATCATGTTTCACGTGGTCTATTCCACAGGCAAAGAAGATAAAAGCGTGGTGTGAACAGAACAGATCAAAATAACAAGACGTGGGTCCAACGCAAGGCCAGAAAATGGCTATAAATAGAACAAGAATTCTCGAGCTCAAGCCACACTGCAAACCATCAGCAAGCTAGTAACGAGTTACAGagcgctctctctctctccaaaacTTTACTTCATCTCTATCTATCATCATCACCATGTTGAACGCAGTCCAAGGTGTCGTTTCGAAAGTGGAGAGTGCCGTTTCTCATGGGCACCATCACATTGAGGGCGAGGCCACGAACATCTTCACCATGTCTGATGAGAAAATCATTGACCTTGTCTATGGCACTCATGTCCATGCTGAAAAATCTTTCGACGAAGACTCTCTTTTCGTCGTCGTCGAAAACGTTCTTATGCGTTCCTCCCAAATTATTGACAAAATTGTGCAGGTGCAGACATCTACacaaatatatattacatattacATATTGTTGTTTattctatctatctatatatatatatatatatatatatagttcaatAACTGATGTAACTAATTACAGGGAGTTCACGTTCATGTGGACAATATTGAGGAGAAGCACAGCAAAGGTAACCTGAGTGTTCCCCTGTGCACGCTCAAGGCCATCAACAACGAGGTAAACGTGGCACGCTCAATACTAATTTTGATTAATTTGTTCTCTTTGAGAAGTAAACTTTGTCTGAAATTAATCTCTACCTATTAAAGCTCTCATGCAAAGCTCCGAACGAGGAAACTGCACACGAGACAACACTAGCGATTCTTAACAAACTGTCAAACTATACGTGGGAAGCAAAGGCCGTTTTGGCACTTGCGGCTTTCGCATTTGAATTTGGGGACTTCTGGCTAATCGCCCATCATTACCATTCGGACCCACTAGCCAAAAAATTGGGGCTCCTCAAAAGAGTGCCTGGACTAATCATGACTTCTGAGCTCCAGAAACGCCGGCAAACAATTCTTGAGCTCAACAGCCTCATTAAGCTCACCATGCGAGTCATCGCAATCTTTGATGAGTTTGAGAAGCTCTCTATTGGTTATGACCTCAAGTACATTCCCGGATTGTCCATTGCCTTGGACCATATGCCACTCTATGTCTATTGGGTTATTCTAACTATTGCAGCATGTGCTACCAAGCTCGGCATTCTCATAAGTGATGAGTAAGTACCTTGTTCTTATAATAAATCTTCTTATATAATGTATCATATCGTTGTTGcttaatataatatatgtataccAGGCCGGACAGAGCATATGATTTGTCTCCCTATTCACAAAAAATCAGCTTCATCTTCAACCAGCTCACTATGCAGCTGAATGTTTGCAGAAGACAACTTGGTAATTGAgatttcttaattattctataatatatatatatcatatatataattgGGTTTGCTTTTATAATAAGCTGAATTGTGTTTGTATAATCTGTGTACTATATATGCAGCGGAGGCTGAGGCTTACAGGAGGCTCTGTAAGCTTATCCTTATTCCAACTGAAATCATGGAGATTTTCAAGGCTTTGGTGTTTTACAAATTTGATGTTGGGAAGCCACTAATTGATGGTTCTACAAACAGAACGGTAATTTAATATAATGGTACTAGAAAGAGTCACAAgtgtatgtgcaggaaaataaatcTACAATTATATATTAACCATATTGATATTACTCTTTAACCAGGTGAACATTGATGTGCTGAGGAGGAAGAATGTATTCATGTTATTTGCTGGCCTAGACATAACAGAAGAAGATATTTCCATTCTCAAACCAGTTTACGACTTAGTATCAAAGAAGGAAAAAAGCTACACAATTGTATGGATTCCCATTGTGGAGCAGTGGACCGATGAGCTAAAGAAGAAGTATGAGATTTTGCGGACCAAGATGCCATGGTACAGTTTGCAGCTATTTTCTCCACTCGCAGGAATTAGATTCATCAAGGAACATTGGCAATACAAGGGCAAGCCTATGTTGGTGGTGACTACCCCTCAAGGGAAGGTGGAGAATCTCAATGCACTTCATCTTATTCGTGTGTGGGGTCTCAAGGCCTTTCCTTTTGATAAGAAAGCTGAGGAAATCATCGCCAAGGAAAGACATTGGATTGGTTCTGTTCTCAACAACGCCCACCCAACTACAGGCACTCTGGTAATGTTTATCTTTTGTAATCGTTTTGATACATAATATATGATGTATGGCACTAGAGTTGAGTTTATCAGATATTCACATGTTAAACAGTACATACAGTTAGAAATTATATATCAGTCTTCAGGTTTTTGTTGAATAATGATTATGATAAGGTAAGACGTACTATTAATCTTTTGTTGATCAATTATGATCACAGATGAAAGAGGAGAAGTACATCTTCTTATATGGAGGAAAAGACAATGATTTCATCCAAACATTCACCAAGAATGTAACTGCTCTTCAGAGTGATCCCTTCATCAAGGGTGCGAAAATCAACATCGAACTGTTCTGCGTGGGAAAGACAGCCAAAGGAGGAGAAGACCATGGCATTCTAACTCGGTTCTGGACTGGAATAGAGAGCTTGTTCTTCACTAAGGATCACAAGGAACTTGACCCGGTGACTCAAGAGATCCAAAAGCTTCTTTCTTACAAGAACGAGAGTGGTTGGGCTGTTCTTAGCAAAGGGTCTGCGGTGGTGACAACCGGCCATGGCTCAGCTTTTCTGAAGGTAATTGAGGACTTTGAACAGTGGAAGGAAGTCATTAAGGTGAAGGGCTTCGAGGTTGCTTTCAAAGAGTTTCACACACAGGTCACTCACACTATTCGCCCTTGCTGCCGGCTTGATGTCCCTACCCTTGGCGGAAAGGCCCCAGATAGAATGAAATGCCCAGAATGCACTCGCACCATGGAGACTTACATTAGTTATAAGTGTTGCCACATTGATGGTCCTCTCATTGCTCATCACTAATAATTGAATCGTGTGGCTGTCTCCCTTTCTAAGTACGCGCGCTTAGCATTGTTCGACTACTACTTTTACGTAAGCACAGAGTGAACATGCTTTATTTCTACTTTTACTCAAATAAATTGGCTCTTACATGTCACCATGCATGTTAGGTGTCGTTTGTGTCTTATTTGCTGGGATTATTATGTAGTAGTGCTTTTGTTTCGTTTATTAATGCATGTAATGTAATAAGGATATCTATCTGACTTGGTTCACATATATATAATGGATTTTATGGTTTTAATGTGTTTCtccttttgtttttatttataaaCTTCTGAAATAGTTACAATTCATACAGCTAAATACTAGTAGTTATATGGTCAGAAATAtttcatctctttcatagatgattactcatgCTACATatatatctacttacttcataataaaagcgaagcgttagatttctttaagatatttaaagctgaagtagagaaacaatgcaacaagcaaattatgatatagtgagatcagatagaggtggagaatattatggtagatacactgaagatggacaagcacctggctcttttgcaaagtttcttcaagaaaatgggattgttgcccaatataccatgcccggtacacccgagcaaaatggtgttgcaaaAAGAAAAACCGAACATTGATGGATATGGTGCggagtatgcttagcagcaaccctaaacttcctaaatccttgtgggctgaagctctaaagacataAGGGGATACTTTATCtaataaagtatccacttatggttCTTGGGTCCAgtttatttattgacaaaatattctaattaatggtcaacattatttgttacctaATTTTggttgttacccgattttgcgtatcccaactgattgaaagaatatctcaatctgtggcagagactctgatggtaagtctcactctataaatatagagtaccggtccccaagctcattgctcattctgactttcagtaactcaaTCTAAAAGAGTttgtgagagcttggaagcccgagtactcgttctaattcttttctttttcttttgtagatcaaAAGCTTTTAGATTGATGTTCACCAaatcaatggctggaggtatacaatttCGATCATCTATTTGTATATGTTCAATCTATTTATTAATTTCGTCTACATGTATAAAATTGTTCATATGCCTATTTTCATTTTAATCCAACATTACAATCTTGGATTAGTGCATCAATAGTTTTAAG
It encodes the following:
- the LOC133816897 gene encoding protein SIEVE ELEMENT OCCLUSION B-like; this translates as MLNAVQGVVSKVESAVSHGHHHIEGEATNIFTMSDEKIIDLVYGTHVHAEKSFDEDSLFVVVENVLMRSSQIIDKIVQGVHVHVDNIEEKHSKGNLSVPLCTLKAINNELSCKAPNEETAHETTLAILNKLSNYTWEAKAVLALAAFAFEFGDFWLIAHHYHSDPLAKKLGLLKRVPGLIMTSELQKRRQTILELNSLIKLTMRVIAIFDEFEKLSIGYDLKYIPGLSIALDHMPLYVYWVILTIAACATKLGILISDEPDRAYDLSPYSQKISFIFNQLTMQLNVCRRQLAEAEAYRRLCKLILIPTEIMEIFKALVFYKFDVGKPLIDGSTNRTVNIDVLRRKNVFMLFAGLDITEEDISILKPVYDLVSKKEKSYTIVWIPIVEQWTDELKKKYEILRTKMPWYSLQLFSPLAGIRFIKEHWQYKGKPMLVVTTPQGKVENLNALHLIRVWGLKAFPFDKKAEEIIAKERHWIGSVLNNAHPTTGTLMKEEKYIFLYGGKDNDFIQTFTKNVTALQSDPFIKGAKINIELFCVGKTAKGGEDHGILTRFWTGIESLFFTKDHKELDPVTQEIQKLLSYKNESGWAVLSKGSAVVTTGHGSAFLKVIEDFEQWKEVIKVKGFEVAFKEFHTQVTHTIRPCCRLDVPTLGGKAPDRMKCPECTRTMETYISYKCCHIDGPLIAHH